One Nerophis ophidion isolate RoL-2023_Sa linkage group LG06, RoL_Noph_v1.0, whole genome shotgun sequence genomic region harbors:
- the prok1 gene encoding prokineticin-1: protein MSFRAVLLSFVLMSLSWSNAAVITGACQRDIQCDFGTCCAVSLWLRGLRICVPRGMEGDECHPLSHKVPYAGKRQHHTCPCLPQLVCTRVSANKYRCTDDYKNMDFK from the exons ATGAGCTTCAGAGCAGTGCTGCTGTCCTTCGTCCTCATGTCTCTGAGCTGGTCCAATGCAGCTGTCATCACAGGA GCTTGTCAGAGAGACATACAGTGTGATTTTGGTACGTGCTGTGCAGTCAGTCTATGGCTGAGGGGTCTGAGGATATGCGTCCCCAGAGGCATGGAAGGGGATGAATGCCATCCGCTGAGCCACAAG GTACCTTACGCAGGAAAGAGGCAGCACCACACCTGTCCCTGTTTGCCGCAATTGGTGTGCACCAGAGTCTCTGCAAACAAGTACAGATGCACTGACGACTACAAAAACATGGACTTCAAATAA